A portion of the Esox lucius isolate fEsoLuc1 chromosome 20, fEsoLuc1.pri, whole genome shotgun sequence genome contains these proteins:
- the LOC105019015 gene encoding protein shisa-7, whose amino-acid sequence MTPTTNILVFAVSLLSLLAAPLITTEDNFSSLPSSSLLTNPWPRQGGSTDPPQTAPSPSLLLLAIHANLQPTALRGVPKVPEKLPESPGVPEPLPRPLAQIMFPKNVTSAAAGALAPPLGAAQVAPPPRRLVDVDVCQGYYDVMGQLDSTFNCSNDGFIYCCGTCHYRFCCPDRNRRLEQSSCNNYVSPDWAKPSGPNAIPLDDEEPEQDPLQPLSHNTGFVIGGVIVFMVAVAVGIKIMFNKVSRQANHGEINMPRALVDMLRHQSSPVQQDERNNSVVLCAPGEGQGTLGRPPKNLYAPCLPSKDNRLGNIQHNFIHSGTSPKHTATIERAPRMNNAQLAAGGTLLSSKHNNTKSQPSFHHSLHNLAQLPPSYENATKPELNRYSSLKRLEKGGLDEYSSGYCTTKRRPHTAQPALQSSSHHLPWGGDYTMGGRGTLPRHAPRPWIQPTGLPPISPTVNPYPLDPSEQHYNPNYETLSKPARKVMSQDQLLNMGDVPGNTGTLSRMSKNQQHQYYKAMAAATKNSNTQTLTRKPKDRPQERPQDRPQERPQDRPQDRLLMSPDHLEERMGRGVGGMGVGVSDPYAHGAGGVMAPTLPRGGLTPQQKAQSQQNVCATPSLDRHHMIKMNSHPTSGREQERSQGMTGHMSGGIGGGMGGWGGSEMPGAGVVMGTGTLGGHSAKRMAFAAKRQNTIEQLHFIPGGGSGGTGGGGGGGGSSGGGGGGGSQGIRTGSKNEVTV is encoded by the exons ATGACGCCCACCACCAATATTCTAGTCTTCGccgtctccctcctctctctcctcgctGCCCCACTTATCACCACCGAGGACaacttctcctctcttccttcctcctctctaCTCACAAACCCCTGGCCTCGCCAGGGGGGCTCCACCGACCCCCCTCAGACTGCCCCCAGcccatctctcctccttctgGCTATCCATGCCAATCTCCAACCCACTGCCCTCCGGGGCGTCCCCAAAGTTCCAGAGAAACTTCCAGAATCCCCTGGGGTTCCGGAGCCCCTTCCGCGACCCCTGGCCCAGATCATGTTCCCCAAGAATGTGACATCCGCAGCGGCTGGAGCGTTAGCTCCTCCTCTGGGAGCGGCCCAGGTGGCACCTCCTCCCCGCAGACTGGTGGACGTAGACGTGTGCCAGGGTTACTACGACGTCATGGGTCAGTTGGACAGCACCTTTAATTGTTCCAATGATGGATTCATTTACTGCTGCGGCACCTGCCATTATCGCTTCTGCTGCCCTGACCGtaaccgccgtctggaacagaGCAGCTGTAACAACTACGTCTCCCCGGACTGGGCCAAGCCATCTGGGCCAAACGCCATCCCCCTGGATGATGAGGAGCCAGAACAGGACCCCCTGCAGCCGCTGAGCCACAACACAGGCTTTGTGATTGGAGGAGTGATTGTATTCATGGTGGCAGTTGCTGTGGGAATTAAGATAATGTTCAACAAGGTGTCACGGCAGGCCAACCATGGAGAGATCAACATGCCCAG AGCCCTGGTGGACATGCTGCGTCACCAGTCCAGTCCAGTGCAGCAGGACGAGAGGAACAACAGTGTGGTTCTGTGTGCTCCAGGGGAGGGACAGGGCACGCTTGGTAGGCCTCCCAAAAACCTCTACGCCCCTTGTCTACCCAGCAAAGACAACAGAT tGGGGAATATTCAACATAATTTTATCCACTCAGGAACCAGTCCCAAGCACACTGCAACCATCG AACGAGCCCCGCGTATGAACAATGCTCAGCTGGCGGCTGGAGGCACTCTTTTGTCCAGCAAACATAACAACACTAAAAGCCAACCTTCCTTCCACCACTCGCTCCACAACCTGGCCCAGCTGCCTCCATCATATGAGAATGCGACCAAGCCTGAGCTGAACAGATACTCTTCACTAAAGCGCCTAG AAAAGGGTGGTCTTGATGAATATTCGTCTGGCTACTGCACAACGAAGAGGCGTCCCCACACCGCCCAGCCTGCACTCCAGTCCTCCAGTCACCACCTCCCATGGGGCGGAGACTACACCATGGGTGGGAGGGGCACCCTCCCCCGCCATGCCCCTCGACCCTGGATCCAACCCACTGGACTTCCCCCAATTTCCCCCACAGTCAACCCCTACCCCCTGGACCCATCTGAGCAGCACTACAACCCTAACTATGAAACTCTCTCCAAGCCTGCCAGGAAGGTCATGTCCCAAGACCAGCTTCTAAACATGGGGGATGTCCCAGGGAACACTGGGACCCTCTCCAGAATGTCCAAAAACCAGCAGCACCAGTACTATAAAGCAATGGCTGCTGCTACCAAGAACTCCAACACCCAAACTCTGACACGGAAGCCCAAGGACCGGCCCCAGGAGAGACCCCAGGACCGGCCCCAGGAGAGACCCCAGGACCGGCCCCAGGACCGCCTGCTCATGTCCCCGGATCacctggaggagaggatgggtaGAGGGGTTGGTGGGATGGGAGTGGGTGTATCGGATCCGTACGCCCATGGAGCCGGGGGAGTCATGGCTCCCACTCTTCCCCGAGGAGGTCTCACCCCACAGCAGAAGGCCCAGTCTCAGCAGAATGTGTGTGCCACGCCCTCCCTGGACCGCCACCACATGATCAAGATGAACTCCCACCCCACCTCCGGTAGGGAGCAGGAGAGGAGCCAGGGCATGACAGGCCATATGAGTGGAGGCATTGGCGGAGGCATGGGGGGCTGGGGTGGTAGCGAGATGCCAGGAGCGGGGGTTGTCATGGGAACAGGGACACTCGGGGGCCACAGTGCCAAGAGGATGGCTTTCGCCGCTAAGAGGCAAAACACTATTGAGCAGTTACACTTCATACCAGGAGGGGGCAGTGgtgggacaggaggaggagggggaggaggagggagcagtggcgggggagggggaggaggtagTCAGGGCATCAGGACAGGCAGTAAGAATGAGGTGACGGTGTGA